The genomic stretch CATACGGAAAATGCCAGATGATCATCATGTAAAATTCTCTCCAGCAGAGTTCATTTAACCACGAGAAACTAATCCCTCTTGCTTTTACAGCCATCTTACGAATAGAAATGGTCCCGAAACGAAGATGAATTCCCAGTCGTGAAGTGCCTTCTATACCGGGGATATCCCGGGTAGATGCGTAGTTTTCTAAAATAGCATCCGGCGTGGTATCCGGGGGAAAATGAAATTTACTTTCGGTGAAACCAAGGGATGATATCGACGGAATTTTCTTTATTGCTTGTTTAAAGAAATGTTTAAAGTATTTTTCAGTGGGATAGGAGCTGAGATAAAAGGCATCGAGCTTCGCCATCCATTTTCTGGAGTAAGGGGTGTAGATGGTATACGGCTTTCCATCGTCCTTGAGAATTTCGTTGGTTTCAAAAATGACCTGATCCTTGCAGGTATGGAATTCAATTCCCTTTGCTTTGAAGAATTCAGCCATCTCTGCATCTCTCCTGAGGGCATAAGGCTCGTAGTCGCGGTTGGTAAAAACGTTTTTAATGGTGTAGTCTTTCAAGAGCGCTTCCCAGCAATCATTCACGCTACCGAACCTCACATCTATTGTAGATCCGAACTCTTTTAATTGCTGTTGAATTTTTTCCAGCTCACGGTGAATGAAGAGCACCCGTTTATCCTCCCGGTCTTCCAGTTTGTGGAGAATCGCTGTATCAAAAATAAATACAGGAACCACAGGGAGTCCGCTGCGCAGCGCATGGTACAAGGCGGCATTGTCCTCCAGACGAAGGTCACGGCGGAACCAGAGGATGCTGACGATCGGGTTAGCGGCCATAAATATTTTTTAATGCAGCGGAAAGATCTCTGAATTTAAATTGAAATCCGGTGTGTAGTATTTTATCAGCACTGACTCTGGCACTGTCCAGTACAATCGCACTTTTCTCGCCGAGGAATAATTTCAGGAGGAAGGCCGGCGTGGGAAGAGTAAGGGAATAGGGTGCTATGGTTTTTCGCAAGGTGTGCATGAATGTCTGATGGGTCACCGGAGTAGGTGCAACAGCATTGTAGACGGACTGCAGTTGATTTTCTTTTAGTGCATGTATAAATATCCGGCAGAGGTCATCGATATGAATCCAGCTCATGTATTGTTGACCACTTCCCAGCACCGGACAAATTCCCGCCTTCATCGGCGCGGCCATCTCCGGTAAAGCACCTCCATCTTTAGAGAGCACAATACCGATGCGGATACTAACGGTACGGATAGGTGAATTGGAGTACGCTGATTCCCAATAGGAACAGGTCTCGCTCAGAAATCCGCTACCTGTCGTGCTTGATTCTGTCAGGAGTTCTTCTCCTCTGTCGCCATATATTCCAATGGCTGAAGCGGTCAACAGACATTGCACATGGTGCCGGGTTTTATTGAGGGCATCCAGTAAAGTTGAAGCGACTTGTAAACGGCTTTCAATAATTTTCTTTTTGTAAGACGTCGTCCATCTTCCATCTGCAACACCTGCTCCCGAAAGCGTGATCAACGCATCTGCCTCCATGATAGCCTGCGAATCGATCTCCCCTTTTGCGGGATTCCATATAAAGGTTTTAATATCTCCGCTATCGGAAGCCGACCTGCTCAGCCACATGACTTCGTATCCTTCTTCCTGCAAAAGATGAGTGAGTCTTCTTCCAATCAAACCGGAACCGCCGGCAATAAGGACTTTCTTCATGGCTGAATAACAAAGCAGGATGGATTTAGTTTCTTCAAATTACTCCCCGGTATAACGGAGATGGGGAACACCTGCCTGCTTGCCTTTATTAACATCTTAGATTATTCTACAAGATAAGCAGGATCGAAGCCGGAATCACCCGGATCGAAGTTGAGTATCGGTGCTGCAATTGCTCTTTTCCCAAAGCGGACTTGTACACTCAGGCGAAAAAAGAAACTGGGTTGCTGGCGTGCGGTATAATCATCAATCGTCAATCTTCCTCTGCCCACAATGGCTACCTCCGGTGTAATAACAACATGCCGATACGTATATAATCTACCCACGATACCCACGCGAGGATACCGAAAGCGGTACAGCAGTGGTTCTTCGGTGTAAACACTGTCGGCCTTCAAATAATGATATCCTCCCATATTCTGAATACGCGCGCTCAGACTGAATTTCTTTGAAAAAATATGTGTATAGCTAAGGTTAAAGGGGAAGGTGCATTGAATCTGATCATCGTTCCCCAGCTTGACACCAAAACCCACGAGTGGTAATGGTAAGTCACGGCCGGCAATGGGCGAGTAAATGACACCGAGCGTATGCCACCAGGTATTGTTATGATAAAGTTTCCGCCAGACCAGCGCTCCTCCCATTCGAATATAGGCCGGGCTGAAGGAAAAAGATTGGGAGGGCAGCGAGGCATTTATATTTAGCAGAAATAAATTTCTTAAGCCGCGTGCCATTAAACCGGTTACGCCTATACGCCCCAACGTTAGCAGGCGATCAGGTTCCAGAAAATCCAGTTGACTGATGCGATAGGCAGCGCTTCCCTGAGCAAGTATCGCATAAAAGGGTTTGCCTCCATCTGCCGAGAGCCAATCTTTGCCGGTATATAGTGGAAGACGAAATGAAAATGCGCCGCCGGCAAATCCATTTTCCATTGTGGTATCTTCCACCTGACTGGGCTCGAGATATTCTACATCGGCCTGCCACATGGGCGAAAGAAAGGGATGCGGACGATATCCACCCTGGCCCATAGATTTTAAGGGAAATGCCAGTACAAAAATGAAGAAGACCATCCTCATGTGAAGTGCATATTTTGAGAATTCAAACAAGGGTCGTATTTTCATGTCATTATTAGTCTGACGAAGATAGAACTTGAAAGAAGAACAACTGGAGAAATATCGACATGACCTTGCTTTTTTACGGGCAATGTCGGAACAGGTCGTGAAAGATTTTGAGCGATTCGGCTATACGGTAAATTTTAATGCGGACATGCCGGTGAGCTTTGAACACTACCGTTTGCAGCTTTCCGAACAGCTCCGGTATTGGTGTAAAAATGAGTCCGATCGTATACCCGCATTGTTGTATCATATTGATCTGCCTGAGCATCTATTGCCGGCAGGGTACGGTTGCAAAGAGGTGGACAGGCTGGCGGAATTAATTCTGCAACGTGAATTAATTAAGGTAGTTTTGCGAAAACATTATAGTTCGTAGCTTGTTATACTACCAGATCTGCATGCTTTTCGATTTCAGATATAAAAGAGAAAAAGTAGCAAATGAATCACTTCTCCATTAAAGACGTCGAGGCCCTCACAGGAATCAAACCTCATACCTTGCGTATCTGGGAACAGCGGTATGGTATTCCACAGCCAAAACGTACGGCGACGAATATCCGTTATTATGATGACGATGATATCAAAATGTTGCTGAGTGTTGCGATGCTCAATCGTCAGGGACATAAAATTTCCAAGATTACGAAGATGGGAAGGGAAGAGCTGGACAGATTAGTGATGGAATTGACTTTAGATGCAACGGATCGCATTGTACAGATAGAATCCTTAACAAAGGCGATGTTTAGTCTGGATGAGGTAGCTTTTGAAAAAATACTAGCTGCTAATTTTCTTCAACATGGGATGCAGGATTCTTTCCTCAATTTGGTTTTCCCTTTTTTGGCGAGAGTAGGCATGTTATGGCAAACAGGTTCTGTGCATCCCGCCTATGAACATTTTATTACCAACCTTATCCGTCAAAAATTATTTGTGGCCATTGATGCACAACCTAAAAATATTGCTCCCGGAGCTAAGCGTTTCTTGTTGTTCTTGCCCGCTCATGAACCACATGAAATCGGATTGCTTTTCGCGAACTATCTCATCCGGTCGAGGGGACATCATACCAGTTATTTAGGTCCTAATCTTCCTCTGGATGATCTGAGCCCTGTTATGACCATTTACAAGGCCGAC from Bacteroidota bacterium encodes the following:
- a CDS encoding deoxyribodipyrimidine photo-lyase, with the protein product MAANPIVSILWFRRDLRLEDNAALYHALRSGLPVVPVFIFDTAILHKLEDREDKRVLFIHRELEKIQQQLKEFGSTIDVRFGSVNDCWEALLKDYTIKNVFTNRDYEPYALRRDAEMAEFFKAKGIEFHTCKDQVIFETNEILKDDGKPYTIYTPYSRKWMAKLDAFYLSSYPTEKYFKHFFKQAIKKIPSISSLGFTESKFHFPPDTTPDAILENYASTRDIPGIEGTSRLGIHLRFGTISIRKMAVKARGISFSWLNELCWREFYMMIIWHFPYAATAAFKPAYDHIQWRNNEEEFAAWCEGRTGYPIVDAGMRELNATGYMHNRVRMIVASFLTKHLLIDWRWGEAYFAKKLLDFDLSANNGGWQWAAGTGCDAAPYFRIFNPYEQTKKFDPHFIYIRKWVPEFEDFSYPPPIVDHKFARERCLAVYKNSLAK
- a CDS encoding TIGR01777 family protein — translated: MKKVLIAGGSGLIGRRLTHLLQEEGYEVMWLSRSASDSGDIKTFIWNPAKGEIDSQAIMEADALITLSGAGVADGRWTTSYKKKIIESRLQVASTLLDALNKTRHHVQCLLTASAIGIYGDRGEELLTESSTTGSGFLSETCSYWESAYSNSPIRTVSIRIGIVLSKDGGALPEMAAPMKAGICPVLGSGQQYMSWIHIDDLCRIFIHALKENQLQSVYNAVAPTPVTHQTFMHTLRKTIAPYSLTLPTPAFLLKLFLGEKSAIVLDSARVSADKILHTGFQFKFRDLSAALKNIYGR
- a CDS encoding MerR family transcriptional regulator, giving the protein MNHFSIKDVEALTGIKPHTLRIWEQRYGIPQPKRTATNIRYYDDDDIKMLLSVAMLNRQGHKISKITKMGREELDRLVMELTLDATDRIVQIESLTKAMFSLDEVAFEKILAANFLQHGMQDSFLNLVFPFLARVGMLWQTGSVHPAYEHFITNLIRQKLFVAIDAQPKNIAPGAKRFLLFLPAHEPHEIGLLFANYLIRSRGHHTSYLGPNLPLDDLSPVMTIYKADFLLTVLTTSIAAHSPLTIANKLSKDFPHANILIGGGQILQANIHFPKNVRTLSTMQELISLLDYLKVN